The nucleotide sequence CAAGGTGGAGCATAGGGAACGGGCACAAATAAATGGGAGGAAAAACATGCTGCGTAAGATCATGATTGTTTTGATTGCCTTCGCAGCCGCAGGCGCTGTGGCAATACCGACGGGCGTGTCAGCCCGCGGCGGGCACGGTGGCCCCCACGGCGGCTTTCATGGCGGCTTTCATGGCGGCTTTCACGGCGGCTATCGCGGTGGCTATCGCGGTGGGTTCGGCTTTCGGAGCTTCGGATATCCATATTATACGAGCGGTTATGGCTACTCATGCTGGCGCTGGCTAGAAACACCTTTGGGACCACGTCGAGTGTGGGTGTGCGACGGCGGCTATCCATATTACTGAGCCATTTTACTGAGCCATTGTTGATCGATCACGGACGGATGCGAAGGACCGATCATTTCCTGATAGCGGAGGAATGATGGGGATTGATTGGCGAGCGTCCAGCTCATGCTTGAGCACCGCAGATCGATTTGTCCTTGCAATGCTCGGTCAGCGGCCGAAACTGGCAGTAGCTGCACGGCGTAACGCATGCTTGCTCAGCGTCATGTATCACGAGCGCCGTATATACGCGGTGAGCGCACATTCACCGTTTTCTCTTGAAAGAGATCACGATCGCAGCAGCAGATTCTGGAGATTCTAATGAGCAAGTTATTGACTACCGTGACCGTGCTGAGTGCGTTGAGCTGCTGCCAAGCCTTGGCACAACAGCAGGATGCACCGCCCGCGCCCTTGGAATACCTCAAGATCATCCGGACCGCCGTCATTCTCGGGGATACCGATGGATTTGTTGGCGTTAAAGAAGAGGACGTACCTAAGGTACTGGCAGATTGGTGCAAGGAGCCATCATTTAAGGTCAAGGAAAGGGACGAGAAAAAAGCAAAGATTTTGATCAAGCAAAAGGTCGATCAATGCCGGGCCTATCTTGAAACTGTGCTGAAGACGGCAGATCTGCTTGAGGAAAATCTCAGCGATTTTATCAAGGCCTTGGAGGAGGGTTCAATAAAAGACCCGAAAGTTCTGAAGAATCGTGTGGAGACGCTCGGGGATCGAGTCAACGGCTTTATTGGTTCCAAGAGCGTTTTCCTCGCTTGGCTTCAGAAGAACGCCGAGCACTGATCCGCGCTTACAGAAAGCGCCAAAGGCACCTTCCGTTGGCGAGGCTACAGAAGCGATTGGGCAAAGGGAGCAAGAAGAGAGAAATGAAAACTTTGGTATTGCTAGCAGCTGTGCTCGTTGCGTCGAGTGGTATTGCAAATGCCCAGGATGCGGCCGCAGGTGAAGCGGTTTTCCGGCAGTGCCGAGCATGCCATGCGGTGGGCCCAGGAGCGCACAACTTGGTTGGCCCGGTGCTCAATGGGCTCGACGGTCGCAAGTCAGGCAGTGTTAAAGGCTTTGGTTACAGCGAGGCAAACAAGAATTCCGGTATCACCTGGAGTGAGGTGACTTTCAAAGAATATATCGTCAATCCTATTGCAAAAATTCCTGGCACAAAGATGGCCTTCGTCGGCATCAAGAACGAGAAGGACATCGCTGATCTCTGGGCATATCTGAAACAATTCAAGGCCGACGGCTCAACAAAGTAAACGCGTTGTCAATGATTCTACAAGAGATGCGAAGGTG is from Burkholderiales bacterium and encodes:
- a CDS encoding cytochrome c family protein; its protein translation is MKTLVLLAAVLVASSGIANAQDAAAGEAVFRQCRACHAVGPGAHNLVGPVLNGLDGRKSGSVKGFGYSEANKNSGITWSEVTFKEYIVNPIAKIPGTKMAFVGIKNEKDIADLWAYLKQFKADGSTK